The sequence TTGAAACATTGACTCTAAATTTTTCTTTTAAGTTGTCTAAGCTCTTATATTCATCTATTAAGTAATCTCTAAAATAATTAAGAGTGATATCACTATAATCAGCTTGATTAGTTACCCATTGTAGCATTCCAACTTCATTATCCAGTTGAAACATTATAATTGGACCACCCTTTGTAATCTGATATGGCTCTATTATTTCACATACTGCTTTATACCACTTTGAAACCAATTCTAAGAACTTTGGATGCATATAGCTAACCACTTTAGTAGGATGAATCTGGCCATCCTGTTTTCTAGCTATAACCTCTGGATATTTATCAAGTACCCAATCCGGAAGACCTTCTTGTTTAAGTTCAGCCATCACATAAGGTCCTGGCCTAACCAGACAATAAACGTTTTCTTCATATAATAATTTTAAAAATGAATTTAAATCCCTTTCTGCACGAGTATAACCAGTTAGGTCAATTTTTCCCTCTTCTTGTTCGTGCCAAATCCATGGTATATAAGTACTTATCATATTACAACCAGCTTCTTTAATTTTTTGAATACGATTTCTCCACTCTTCTCTAGGAACTCTAAAGTAATGAAGTTCTCCACCGTATAACATTCTTTCATGTCCATTTATCATTACTTTTTCATTCTTAATGTCAATCATAACTTAATCCATTCCTCCCGCTTGTATTTCTACAAGAATTTCTAACCACTAATTCGACTGGAATCATTATTAATCTTTCACTCATCTGTTCTTTATTTAAGAGTTTCATCAATATCTCAACACATTTAGCTCCCCAATTAAACCTTGGAATATTTACTGTAGTAAGTTGAGGTGAAATATATTTTGATATATTAATATTGTCAAACCCTACTATGCCTATATCTTCTGGTATCTTAATCCCTAATTCCTTTAAAGCATTTATTGCACCAATAGCCATCTCATCATTGGAACAGAAAAAAGCTTCTGGTAAACTATTTTTCTGAGCATATTCCTTTACTATTTCATATCCACCTTTTTCTGTAAAATCGCTGTGAAGAACAAGTTTTTCACTAAATCTTTTATTATTATCAATTAACGCATCCTTATACCCCTGAAAACGTCTCCTGTTGTCATAGGAGTTGTCTGGTCCACTTATATAGCCAATCGTATTTATTCCTAACTTGATAAGGTGAGTAGTAATATCATAAGCTCCTTTTTTATTATCAAGTAAAATATTATATATATAATCATTATTTAACTCTCTATCCATTGTGATTATAGGGAAATTTCTATCGGCTACACTAATAAGTAAATCATCAGGGATGTATGGGTCAATTATAATTGCTCCATCGACTAATTTTTCCTTTAAAAACCTCTTTGATGAATTATTTGTGCAAACTATTAAATCATATCCAAAATTTTTACAGGAATCTTGAATACCTTGAATAATTTCATTGTAAAAGGGTCCACTAAAATCATGGACAAATAACCCTATAGTATTAGTTTTTTGCTTTTTTAAGCTTCTAGCTATTCCATTAGGATGATAGTTAAGCTCAACTGCTGCTTTCAGAACTTTTTCTCTTGTTTCTTTACTTACTCTTTCACCACCATTAAGAGCATACGAAGCTGTAGAAAGTGAAACCTTTGCTTTTTTTGCAACATCCTTTAATGTAGCCAAATCTTCTCTCCTTTCAATATGTTATTTCGAAACGTTTCGATGAATTGATAAAAAAATATATTTCTATTACTATTCCATTTTTTTGATTTTTTGTTTTCGAAACGTTTCGATTTTTGTTATAAAAAAATTGACTTAAAAATCGGTATAAATTATTATATTACTATACCATCATCTTCCTATTTAAATTTTAACTCAAAAATAATTTTTTGGCAACTGTTTTTTTGTATAATTTTTTGACAAACCGAAAGGATAGGTGATGGTATATGAAAAAATTTGTTTTATCGCAAGAATACGAAAAAAAAATAGAAACCTTATTAAATGAAATGACTCTAGAAGAAAAAATTGGACAAATGACCCAGTTTGGCCGCTGCAAAGAAAAGGAAATTCAATTAATACGCGAAGGCCGTATAGGTTCTCTTTTAAACGTAAGTGGTGCAGAAAAAATTAATGAATTTCAAAGAATAGCAGTAGAAGAGAGTCGTATTGGTATTCCACTTCTTATTGGTGATGATGTTATTCATGGATATAAAACTATTTTCCCAATCCCTTTAGCTGAAGCCTGTAGCTGGGACCCCGAATTGGTGCAAAGCACTGCAGAGGTAGCAGCAAAGGAAGCTATTACTGAGGGTATACGATGGATATTTGCTCCTATGGTTGATATATGTAGAGACCCTCGATGGGGTAGAATTGCTGAAGGGTCTGGAGAAGATACATATCTCGGTTCTAGGTTAGCAGAAGCAAGGATTATAGGATTTCAAAGCCTAGATGAAAGTAAATATCCTAGAACAGCTGCTTGTCCAAAGCATTTCGCTGCTTATGGTTGGGCAGAAGGTGGTAGAGACTACAATACCACAGATTTATCAGAAAGAGTTTTAAGAGAAACTATATTACCTCCTTTTAAGTCAGCAATTGAAGCAGGAGCATCTACTATAATGTCTGCATTTAATGATTTAAACGGAATACCCGCTTCAGGAAATTATTATTTATTAACACAAATATTAAAAAAAGATTGGCAATTTAATGGATTTGTAGTAAGTGATTGGAAATCTGTTGAAGAGTTAATCCCTCATGGATTTGCTAATGACGGAAAGGATGCTGCAGAAAAAGGCTTAAAAGCTGGAGTAGACATGGATATGCACTCTGGCGTATACATAGAAAATCTAAAAAATATAATTAACGAAAATCCTGAGCTATTAAAACTTATAAATGAATCAGTTAGAAGAATACTAAGAGTTAAATATTGGCTGGGACTATTCGACAATCCTTATGTAGATGAATCAATGTCAAAAGAAGTATTTCTTTCTAATGTTCATATAAGCAAAGCTAGAGAAGCTGCTAGAAAATCTATTGTATTACTTAAAAATAAGGATAATATTCTTCCTTTAGATAAAAATATTAAAAGAGTAACAGTTATAGGTCCACTAGCTGATGATAAAGTAAATCCATTAGGTTGTTGGGCTTGTAAAGGTAATCCTAAAACTGTAGTAACAGTATTAGATGCAATCAAATCTTCATTATCTTTAAATACTAAAATAACATTTGTAAAAGGCTGTGAAATTAATAAAGAAATTCCTAATGGTGTAAAAGAAGCTATAAAAGCATCACAAAATTCAGATATTATTATTGCCGTATTAGGAGAAAGTGCAGCTATGAGTGGTGAAAACCATAATAGAGCATACTTAGGACTCCCAAAACCACAGCAGGATTTAATTCATGCGATTAAAGCTAACACTACCACTCCTATAGTTACCATTTTAATGAATGGTAGACCTTTAGTCATCCCTTGGTTAGCAGAAAATGTGGAAGCAATTGTTGAAGCTTGGCATTTAGGTATACAATCTGGTAATGCCATCTGTGATGTGTTATTTGGTAATTATAATCCTAGTGGAAAATTACCTGTTACATTTCCAAGAGCCGAAGGACAGATTCCAATATATTACAATCACAAAAACACTGGCCGTCCTAATTTTAAGAAATATATTGATATTGAAGAAACTCCATTATATCCATTCGGATATGGATTAAGTTATAATATTTATAAATATTCTAACCTTAAGCTGAGTAAAAAGATTATTAAACCAAATGAAAGCCTTAAAGTTTGGGTAGATGTAACTAATACTGGAAATATGCCAGGAGAAGAAATAGTTCAATTATATATTAGAGATTTGGTAAGTAATTATACAAGACCGATTAAAGAGTTAAAAGGGTTTACTAAAGTTAGTTTCCAACCTGGTGAAACAAAAACTATACAATTTACTTTAACTGCAAAGGAGCTAAGTATTTTAGATAAAAATTATAATTTAGCAGTAGAACCTGGAGAATTTTATGTATGGGTAGGTCCAAATTCTCAAGAAGGGCTCAAACAAAATTTTTTTATAAAATAGAATATACTAAATTTCTTTACACTCTCTAATATTTTAGTTATATTTAAATAAACAAAATAAAATTAAGCCTAACCATATCTTTATAAAAGATGGTTAGGCTTAATAATTAATATTTAGACTTCAAACTTCTTTACTGCATCTATAAGTTGTTTTGTCATTCCTGTTAAGCTTTGTGCCGATGCAGCAACTTCTTCTGCTGAAGAAGCCATTTCCTCTGATGATGCAGATATTTGTTGAGTTGCTGATGATGTTTCTTCAACAACTTGACTTACATTTTCAACCTTATTTAAAACCCTATCTTTTGATTCAACTGTATGATTAATTGATTTATATGTATTTTCAATAAGTGGTGCTACATTTTCTACTGATTCTATTATGTCTTCAAAAGAAGATGTAGTACTAGTTACTATTTCTGTCTGTGATTTTACAAAGCCTTCAACATCCTTTGCTGTATTTATTACTTGATTAGATTCCTTAGATATTGATTCAATTAAGCTCTGTATCTCAACTGTAGATTTTTTAGATTCCTCAGCTAAGTTTCTTACCTGCTCAGCTACAACCGCAAATCCTCTTCCTGCTTCTCCTGCTCTAGCTGCTTCTATATTTGCATTTAATGCAAGTAAATTGGTTTGCTCTGAAATATCAGCTATAACATCTGTAATTTTTCCTATCTCAGATATAGATGACGATAAATTCATTACATTATTTAATACTACATCGAAAGAATTTCTAATATCATCTACGGATTTTAATAGTACATCTAATTGTTCTTTTCCGTCCTTTGCTTTGCTCGTTGTATCATCGGTATGTTGTCTTACAGATTTTAATTGGTCATATATGTTATCAATATTATTTGTTAAATCTTCTAATAAATTAACAACTTCCGTTATATCATTTGCTTGATTTGTAGCTCCTTTGGCTACTTCTTGTGTTGTGGCCGCAACCTCTTGAGATGCCGAAGACATTTCCTCTGATATTGCCGATAATGATTCTGCATGGTCTTCTACATTTACTGAAGTATCCTTTATATTTTTAATCATTTCAGATACGTTTTTAACCGTTCTATCTAATGCTTTTTTCATTTTACCGAATTCATTGTTATAGTCAGTTTTTAAGTCTATATTAAAATTCCCTTCAGCTACCGTATTTAACTTGTCTACCATTTCTTCAGATTCTTTTTTTATAATTTTTATAATAACGAAGGCAACTACACCCAATATAGCAATTATAATACCTAATAAGATTAAAAATGCTTTAATACTGTTATTAAATATTTGGTCACTAGTCTGTTTTTCTTTAGCGGCATGTTCTTCTTCATAATCTCTTAATTCTTTTATTTTATTATCCAAGTTATTCGATATATTTACCATTTCATTTATATGTGATTGTGGTAAAGAATAGCCTTTGCTTAAATAGTTATCTCTACCCTTGTCCCATAGTTCCATATATTTTATATAGTCTGCTTCTAAGCTGTCCACTAGTCCTTTTTCCTCATCATTAATATCTATCCCCTTATACTTTTTAAAATAATCTCTTATCTTAGTATCATATTCTTTTATACTCTTGTTAATATCATCTGTATATTCTGTTAATGCTTTATTAGCAGCAATCCTTATGTATAAATAATTTGCTCTAATTGATGTTATGTAAATAATAGATTGTAAATTGTTGTTATATATATCCTCTAAGTTGTTATTTATAGTGCCCATATTGGTAAATCCAATAGCTCCAATAACGCCTGTAGCAATAACCGATAGTATTACAATAGATAAAATCAAATTAATTACTTTTAATCCTCTAAGCTTATTTAACACTATATACCCTCCTATGTTTTAATTTTATTTCCACAATTAATTGTGAATAATAATAATAAATTGGGTACTATAGCTTTGATTATTAATGTTACCACGATTTGTATATACGACTTGGTAAATAATTCAAAATGTGTTCTGTTTGACATTATATCACTTTATTACCTTAATTTCTAGGTTTTTCCCAATTATATTTTTTCTTTGGGACTTTATTCCTATTTTTATTTATTTTCAATCATAGCTTGTAAATTTTAAGTTAATTTCTTTTTAAAAAACAAATGCGACTACGTCGCTTTGTTAGTTAGTGGTTCGTTGTTAGTAGTAAGCAGCATTTTAGTCAGTTCTTAGTTCTCAGCTCTTAGTTCTCAGTTCTTAGCTCTTAGGTTTTGGTCAAATACTCTTAGGTCTCTACCACTATTTTCTCCATGCTCCAACCTCTGTATATAGCTTGATTATAGCATATATTGTAAATATACTTTCTTTAACAAAAAAAAGCGAGCTTTTGCTCGCTTTTTGGTAATCAATTATTCATCCTTTTCCTTTTGTACTTTTCTCCAGTGATAAATCCAAAATGCTCCTGCTATAAGAGCTGCAGAAATACTAGAAACTAATCCTTTTATATTCATTCTTTTCTGTCTATCCTGTTCCCTTTCCACATAGGCATCATATTCTTTTTGAATTTCCTCTTCTGTTTTAGAATATACTGTTTCTGGATTATCTCCTCTGTTACGATATTTTTCTTTATATATCTCGTAGGTCTGTATATATCCATCGTTAACTAATACTACGTCCATTAAATTATCTACTGTCTGTATTAAGCTCACAATAAAAATTATTAATGTTATAAGACACACTAAATACAAATATAAACTTCTTAAATTAAATTTCTTTGTCATATTAGACATCCTCTCATATACACATTTTTCACTTCAATACTACCTTTTCCCCTTCTAATGTAACTTTTATATGGTCTCCTTCTTTAA comes from Caldisalinibacter kiritimatiensis and encodes:
- a CDS encoding methyl-accepting chemotaxis protein → MLNKLRGLKVINLILSIVILSVIATGVIGAIGFTNMGTINNNLEDIYNNNLQSIIYITSIRANYLYIRIAANKALTEYTDDINKSIKEYDTKIRDYFKKYKGIDINDEEKGLVDSLEADYIKYMELWDKGRDNYLSKGYSLPQSHINEMVNISNNLDNKIKELRDYEEEHAAKEKQTSDQIFNNSIKAFLILLGIIIAILGVVAFVIIKIIKKESEEMVDKLNTVAEGNFNIDLKTDYNNEFGKMKKALDRTVKNVSEMIKNIKDTSVNVEDHAESLSAISEEMSSASQEVAATTQEVAKGATNQANDITEVVNLLEDLTNNIDNIYDQLKSVRQHTDDTTSKAKDGKEQLDVLLKSVDDIRNSFDVVLNNVMNLSSSISEIGKITDVIADISEQTNLLALNANIEAARAGEAGRGFAVVAEQVRNLAEESKKSTVEIQSLIESISKESNQVINTAKDVEGFVKSQTEIVTSTTSSFEDIIESVENVAPLIENTYKSINHTVESKDRVLNKVENVSQVVEETSSATQQISASSEEMASSAEEVAASAQSLTGMTKQLIDAVKKFEV
- a CDS encoding LacI family DNA-binding transcriptional regulator; translated protein: MATLKDVAKKAKVSLSTASYALNGGERVSKETREKVLKAAVELNYHPNGIARSLKKQKTNTIGLFVHDFSGPFYNEIIQGIQDSCKNFGYDLIVCTNNSSKRFLKEKLVDGAIIIDPYIPDDLLISVADRNFPIITMDRELNNDYIYNILLDNKKGAYDITTHLIKLGINTIGYISGPDNSYDNRRRFQGYKDALIDNNKRFSEKLVLHSDFTEKGGYEIVKEYAQKNSLPEAFFCSNDEMAIGAINALKELGIKIPEDIGIVGFDNINISKYISPQLTTVNIPRFNWGAKCVEILMKLLNKEQMSERLIMIPVELVVRNSCRNTSGRNGLSYD
- the bglX gene encoding beta-glucosidase BglX — protein: MKKFVLSQEYEKKIETLLNEMTLEEKIGQMTQFGRCKEKEIQLIREGRIGSLLNVSGAEKINEFQRIAVEESRIGIPLLIGDDVIHGYKTIFPIPLAEACSWDPELVQSTAEVAAKEAITEGIRWIFAPMVDICRDPRWGRIAEGSGEDTYLGSRLAEARIIGFQSLDESKYPRTAACPKHFAAYGWAEGGRDYNTTDLSERVLRETILPPFKSAIEAGASTIMSAFNDLNGIPASGNYYLLTQILKKDWQFNGFVVSDWKSVEELIPHGFANDGKDAAEKGLKAGVDMDMHSGVYIENLKNIINENPELLKLINESVRRILRVKYWLGLFDNPYVDESMSKEVFLSNVHISKAREAARKSIVLLKNKDNILPLDKNIKRVTVIGPLADDKVNPLGCWACKGNPKTVVTVLDAIKSSLSLNTKITFVKGCEINKEIPNGVKEAIKASQNSDIIIAVLGESAAMSGENHNRAYLGLPKPQQDLIHAIKANTTTPIVTILMNGRPLVIPWLAENVEAIVEAWHLGIQSGNAICDVLFGNYNPSGKLPVTFPRAEGQIPIYYNHKNTGRPNFKKYIDIEETPLYPFGYGLSYNIYKYSNLKLSKKIIKPNESLKVWVDVTNTGNMPGEEIVQLYIRDLVSNYTRPIKELKGFTKVSFQPGETKTIQFTLTAKELSILDKNYNLAVEPGEFYVWVGPNSQEGLKQNFFIK